The Anopheles coluzzii chromosome 2, AcolN3, whole genome shotgun sequence genome window below encodes:
- the LOC120947900 gene encoding hrp65 protein-like isoform X2 encodes MDVAVKQEINGSPLPQRPQQQPHGGGGGGPGPMQGNNQAGPDQHGPGGPGGPGGPGGPGGPGGPGGPGNKNMNRNNRNNSKNRQSMPNRNRGPGGNAGGGGGNPNNNGGPGNNRPGNNGGNPQQMGGEDFGPNQHQNRGGMHRGNNRGGNDMDNSFGDRRRGGEAYFINEKLRQLAGPLFEIPPIEAQDVKFSGRNRLYVGNLTNDVTEEELVDMFKVYGEISEVFMNKEKNYAFVRVDYLSNAEAAKRGLDGTTRKNRVLRVRFAPNATAIRVKNLTPYVTNELLYKAFEVFGPLERAVVQVDERGKPTGEGIVEFKNKPGAMAAIRYCTEKCYFLTASLRPVIVEPYTYQDDNDGLPEKSLNKKQNDFLKARQQGPRFAEHGSFEFEYGQRWKHMHELFKQKAESLKREMIMEEEKLEAQMEYARYEQETELLREQLRQREMDRDRQKAEWEMKERQVQEARQRNDIQIKTELEEMTTRIKRSDEELHRRQKENNMFMQNRQMNIIDPQQQMNDMGGMGSGGDGGGGSGIDNRRNFDMMNQVVGGGGGGGGGGGGNGNFGNMFEKEYLSELLRLLGTGSRDNAQGPNNINMKGKTANKKKTFRGGPRPNK; translated from the exons ATGGATGTTGCTGTGAAGCAAGAAATTAATGGGTCCCCGTTGCCGCAGCGTccacagcagcaaccgcatggtggtggtggtgggggtcCCGGCCCTATGCAAGGCAATAATCAAGCTGGGCCCGATCAGCACGGCCCAGGCGGCCCGGGCGGACCGGGTGGACCCGGTGGACCAGGCGGCCCGGGTGGACCGGGTGGACCGGGAAACAAGAACATGAACAGAAATAATCGCAACAATAGCAAGAATCGCCAGAGCATGCCGAATCGCAATCGCGGTCCGGGTGGTAATgctggtggcggcggtggcaatCCCAACAATAACGGTGGTCCCGGAAACAATCGTCCCGGCAACAATGGAGGAAACCCTCAACAAATGGGAGGAGAGGATTTCGGTCCCAATCAGCACCAGAACCGGGGTGGCATGCATCGGGGCAACAACCGCGGAGGAAATGAT aTGGATAACAGTTTCGGCGACCGTCGGCGTGGCGGTGAAGCTTACTTTATCAACGAGAAGCTTCGCCAGCTGGCCGGACCGCTGTTCGAAATTCCACCGATCGAGGCACAGGATGTGAAATTTTCTGGCCGCAATCGGCTCTACGTCGGCAACCTGACCAACGATGTGACGGAGGAAGAGCTGGTTGATATGTTCAAAGTGTACGGCGAGATCAGCGAAGTGTTCATGAACAAGGAGAAAAATTACGCCTTTGTGCGCGTAGATTATCTCTCGAATGCTGAGGCGGCAAAGCGCGGCCTCGACGGTACCACGCGCAAGAACCGTGTGCTACGCGTGCGATTTGCCCCGAATGCAACAGCGATCCGCGTCAAGAATCTGACACCGTACGTCACGAACGAGCTGCTGTACAAAGCGTTTGAAGTGTTCGGTCCGCTCGAGCGAGCCGTCGTGCAGGTGGACGAGCGTGGTAAACCGACCGGCGAGGGCATTGTGGAGTTTAAGAACAAGCCCGGCGCAATGGCCGCTATACGATACTGTACGGAGAAATGCTATTTCCTGACCGCGTCACTGCGGCCAGTCATCGTGGAGCCGTACACGTACCAGGATGACAACGATGGGCTGCCGGAAAAGTCGCTCAACAAGAAGCAAAACGATTTCTTGAAGGCACGCCAGCAAGGGCCGCGCTTTGCCGAGCACGGTTCGTTCGAGTTCGAGTATGGCCAACGCTGGAAGCACATGCACGAACTGTTCAAGCAGAAGGCCGAATCGTTGAAGCGCGAGATGATCATGGAGGAGGAAAAGCTCGAAGCACAGATGGAATACGCTCGATACGAGCAGGAAACAGAGTTGCTGCGAGAGC AACTGCGCCAACGCGAAATGGACCGCGATCGTCAGAAGGCTGAGTGGGAAATGAAGGAGCGCCAGGTGCAGGAGGCCCGTCAACGCAATGACATTCAGATTAAAACGGAACTCGAGGAAATGACTACCCGTATCAAACGATCGGATGAAGAATTGCATCGccgacaaaaagaaaacaacatgtTCATGCAG AATCGCCAGATGAACATCATCGATCCGCAGCAGCAAATGAACGATATGGGTGGTATGggtagtggtggtgatggggGTGGCGGCAGTGGCATCGATAACCGCCGTAACTTTGATATGATGAATCAAgttgtcggtggtggtggtggcggcggcggcggtggtggcggcaatGGTAACTTCGGCAACATG TTTGAAAAAGAATACCTAAGCGAACTGCTAAGACTGCTCGGAACTGGATCAAGGGATAATGCGCAG GGTCCAAATAACATCAACATGAAAGGAAAGACAgcgaataaaaagaaaacattcagaggAG GACCTAGAccgaataaatga
- the LOC120947900 gene encoding hrp65 protein-like isoform X1: MDVAVKQEINGSPLPQRPQQQPHGGGGGGPGPMQGNNQAGPDQHGPGGPGGPGGPGGPGGPGGPGGPGNKNMNRNNRNNSKNRQSMPNRNRGPGGNAGGGGGNPNNNGGPGNNRPGNNGGNPQQMGGEDFGPNQHQNRGGMHRGNNRGGNDMDNSFGDRRRGGEAYFINEKLRQLAGPLFEIPPIEAQDVKFSGRNRLYVGNLTNDVTEEELVDMFKVYGEISEVFMNKEKNYAFVRVDYLSNAEAAKRGLDGTTRKNRVLRVRFAPNATAIRVKNLTPYVTNELLYKAFEVFGPLERAVVQVDERGKPTGEGIVEFKNKPGAMAAIRYCTEKCYFLTASLRPVIVEPYTYQDDNDGLPEKSLNKKQNDFLKARQQGPRFAEHGSFEFEYGQRWKHMHELFKQKAESLKREMIMEEEKLEAQMEYARYEQETELLREQLRQREMDRDRQKAEWEMKERQVQEARQRNDIQIKTELEEMTTRIKRSDEELHRRQKENNMFMQNRQMNIIDPQQQMNDMGGMGSGGDGGGGSGIDNRRNFDMMNQVVGGGGGGGGGGGGNGNFGNMEPTVRDYDHGQNRPTRFDDGPQPQQQQQQQQQMHQQQQQQQRGNNFGGNRNNWMNNTPDRRNNNDDFQNKRRRF; this comes from the exons ATGGATGTTGCTGTGAAGCAAGAAATTAATGGGTCCCCGTTGCCGCAGCGTccacagcagcaaccgcatggtggtggtggtgggggtcCCGGCCCTATGCAAGGCAATAATCAAGCTGGGCCCGATCAGCACGGCCCAGGCGGCCCGGGCGGACCGGGTGGACCCGGTGGACCAGGCGGCCCGGGTGGACCGGGTGGACCGGGAAACAAGAACATGAACAGAAATAATCGCAACAATAGCAAGAATCGCCAGAGCATGCCGAATCGCAATCGCGGTCCGGGTGGTAATgctggtggcggcggtggcaatCCCAACAATAACGGTGGTCCCGGAAACAATCGTCCCGGCAACAATGGAGGAAACCCTCAACAAATGGGAGGAGAGGATTTCGGTCCCAATCAGCACCAGAACCGGGGTGGCATGCATCGGGGCAACAACCGCGGAGGAAATGAT aTGGATAACAGTTTCGGCGACCGTCGGCGTGGCGGTGAAGCTTACTTTATCAACGAGAAGCTTCGCCAGCTGGCCGGACCGCTGTTCGAAATTCCACCGATCGAGGCACAGGATGTGAAATTTTCTGGCCGCAATCGGCTCTACGTCGGCAACCTGACCAACGATGTGACGGAGGAAGAGCTGGTTGATATGTTCAAAGTGTACGGCGAGATCAGCGAAGTGTTCATGAACAAGGAGAAAAATTACGCCTTTGTGCGCGTAGATTATCTCTCGAATGCTGAGGCGGCAAAGCGCGGCCTCGACGGTACCACGCGCAAGAACCGTGTGCTACGCGTGCGATTTGCCCCGAATGCAACAGCGATCCGCGTCAAGAATCTGACACCGTACGTCACGAACGAGCTGCTGTACAAAGCGTTTGAAGTGTTCGGTCCGCTCGAGCGAGCCGTCGTGCAGGTGGACGAGCGTGGTAAACCGACCGGCGAGGGCATTGTGGAGTTTAAGAACAAGCCCGGCGCAATGGCCGCTATACGATACTGTACGGAGAAATGCTATTTCCTGACCGCGTCACTGCGGCCAGTCATCGTGGAGCCGTACACGTACCAGGATGACAACGATGGGCTGCCGGAAAAGTCGCTCAACAAGAAGCAAAACGATTTCTTGAAGGCACGCCAGCAAGGGCCGCGCTTTGCCGAGCACGGTTCGTTCGAGTTCGAGTATGGCCAACGCTGGAAGCACATGCACGAACTGTTCAAGCAGAAGGCCGAATCGTTGAAGCGCGAGATGATCATGGAGGAGGAAAAGCTCGAAGCACAGATGGAATACGCTCGATACGAGCAGGAAACAGAGTTGCTGCGAGAGC AACTGCGCCAACGCGAAATGGACCGCGATCGTCAGAAGGCTGAGTGGGAAATGAAGGAGCGCCAGGTGCAGGAGGCCCGTCAACGCAATGACATTCAGATTAAAACGGAACTCGAGGAAATGACTACCCGTATCAAACGATCGGATGAAGAATTGCATCGccgacaaaaagaaaacaacatgtTCATGCAG AATCGCCAGATGAACATCATCGATCCGCAGCAGCAAATGAACGATATGGGTGGTATGggtagtggtggtgatggggGTGGCGGCAGTGGCATCGATAACCGCCGTAACTTTGATATGATGAATCAAgttgtcggtggtggtggtggcggcggcggcggtggtggcggcaatGGTAACTTCGGCAACATG GAACCGACCGTCCGAGATTACGATCACGGTCAAAACCGACCAACTCGGTTTGATGATGGACcgcaaccgcagcagcaacagcagcaacagcagcaaatgcatcaacagcaacaacaacagcagcgtgGAAACAATTTCGGAGGCAATCGTAACAATTGGATGAACAATACACCAGATCGTCGTAACAACAatgatgattttcaaaataagcGCCGACGCTTTTAA
- the LOC120950221 gene encoding transmembrane protein 216-like — MGNPSLTYEILLYLNSFYFGMFATCELGMLTLKAVNLKYPDHILLREACILVALCLVETIRIILGRRGSLSDHGWQVILSVFLTIPCGMGVGYLLFYQLHRLRLEYILCALMLSLQAAELFFAILFVFTLCRPPSYD; from the exons ATGGGAAATCCAAGCTTAACTTACGAGATTTTACTATATCTCAACTCGTTCTACTTCGGAATGTTCGCTACCTGCGAGCTGGGAATGCTCACGCTGAAGGCAGTCAATTTAAAGTATCCGGATCACATTCTGCTTCGTGAGGCGTGCATTCTAGTGGCGCTGTGTTTGGTAGAAACGATCCGAATCATTCTCGGCAGGCGGGGCAGTCTTAGCGACCACG GCTGGCAAGTAATTTTGTCCGTATTTCTCACTATTCCCTGTGGAATGGGCGTAGGATATCTTCTTTTTTACCAGCTGCACCGGCTACGCCTGGAGTACATCCTATGTGCCTTAATGTTATCACTACAGGCAGCAGAACTGTTCTTCGCAATACTGTTCGTATTCACGCTCTGTCGACCGCCTTCCTACGATTAA